In one Kitasatospora cineracea genomic region, the following are encoded:
- the typA gene encoding translational GTPase TypA, producing the protein MPTRNDIRNVAIVAHVDHGKTTLVDAMLKQAGAFAAHQHLDDRMMDSNDLEREKGITILAKNTAVKYHPKDGGAPITINIIDTPGHADFGGEVERGLSMVDAVVLLVDASEGPLPQTRFVLRKALTARLPVILCINKTDRPDARIDEVINETYDLFLDLDADEDQIEFPIVYACARDGVASLTKPENGTVPADSDNLEPFFSTILEHVPAPTYDADAPLQAHVTNLDADNFLGRIALLRVEQGELRKGQTVAWIKRDGSIQNVRISELLMTEALTRKPAEVAGPGDICAVAGIGDIMIGETLADTENPIALPLITVDEPAISMTIGTNTSPLVGKGGSGKGADAKSGAKVDRKVTARQVKDRLDRELIGNVSLRVLDTERPDAWEVQGRGELALAILIETMRREGFELTVGKPQVVTREVNGKTHEPVERLTVDVPEEHMGAVTQLMGIRKGRMDNMSNHGSGWVRMEFVVPSRGLIGFRTEFLTGTRGTGIAHSIHEGYEPWFGNLTTRNNGSLVADRSGVVTAFAMTNLQERGVLFIDPGTEVYEGMIVGENSRADDMDVNITKEKKLTNMRSSNADVAESIVPPRKLSLEQSLEFCREDECIEVTPETVRIRKVVLDAKDRGRTASRAKKG; encoded by the coding sequence ATGCCCACGCGCAACGACATCCGCAACGTCGCCATCGTCGCCCACGTCGACCACGGCAAGACCACCCTGGTCGACGCCATGCTGAAGCAGGCCGGCGCCTTCGCCGCCCACCAGCACCTCGACGACCGGATGATGGACTCGAACGACCTCGAGCGCGAGAAGGGCATCACCATTCTCGCCAAGAACACCGCGGTCAAGTACCACCCCAAGGACGGTGGCGCTCCGATCACCATCAACATCATCGACACCCCCGGCCACGCCGACTTCGGCGGTGAGGTCGAGCGCGGTCTGTCGATGGTGGACGCGGTCGTCCTGCTGGTCGACGCCTCCGAGGGCCCGCTGCCGCAGACCCGCTTCGTGCTGCGCAAGGCGCTCACCGCCCGGCTGCCCGTCATCCTGTGCATCAACAAGACCGACCGTCCGGACGCCCGGATCGACGAGGTCATCAACGAGACCTACGACCTGTTCCTGGACCTGGACGCGGACGAGGACCAGATCGAGTTCCCGATCGTCTACGCCTGCGCCCGCGACGGCGTGGCCTCGCTGACCAAGCCGGAGAACGGCACCGTGCCGGCCGACTCCGACAACCTGGAGCCGTTCTTCTCCACCATCCTGGAGCACGTCCCGGCCCCGACCTACGACGCCGACGCCCCGCTGCAGGCGCACGTCACCAACCTGGACGCCGACAACTTCCTCGGCCGCATCGCCCTCCTCCGGGTCGAGCAGGGCGAGCTGCGCAAGGGCCAGACGGTGGCCTGGATCAAGCGCGACGGCTCGATCCAGAACGTCCGGATCTCCGAGCTGCTGATGACCGAGGCGCTCACCCGCAAGCCCGCCGAGGTGGCCGGCCCCGGTGACATCTGCGCCGTCGCCGGCATCGGCGACATCATGATCGGCGAGACCCTCGCCGACACCGAGAACCCGATCGCGCTGCCGCTGATCACCGTCGACGAGCCCGCCATCTCGATGACCATCGGCACCAACACCTCGCCGCTGGTCGGCAAGGGCGGCTCCGGCAAGGGCGCCGACGCCAAGTCCGGCGCCAAGGTGGACCGCAAGGTGACGGCCCGCCAGGTGAAGGACCGCCTGGACCGCGAGCTGATCGGCAACGTGTCGCTGCGCGTGCTGGACACCGAGCGCCCGGACGCCTGGGAGGTGCAGGGCCGCGGCGAGCTGGCGCTGGCCATCCTGATCGAGACCATGCGCCGCGAGGGCTTCGAGCTGACCGTCGGCAAGCCGCAGGTGGTCACCCGCGAGGTCAACGGCAAGACCCACGAGCCGGTCGAGCGCCTCACCGTGGACGTCCCCGAGGAGCACATGGGCGCCGTCACGCAGCTCATGGGCATCCGCAAGGGCCGGATGGACAACATGTCCAACCACGGCTCGGGCTGGGTCCGGATGGAGTTCGTGGTGCCGTCCCGCGGTCTGATCGGCTTCCGCACCGAGTTCCTCACCGGCACCCGCGGCACCGGCATCGCGCACTCGATCCACGAGGGCTACGAGCCGTGGTTCGGCAACCTGACCACCCGCAACAACGGCTCCCTGGTCGCCGACCGCTCCGGCGTGGTCACCGCCTTCGCGATGACCAACCTGCAGGAGCGCGGCGTGCTGTTCATCGACCCGGGCACCGAGGTGTACGAGGGCATGATCGTCGGCGAGAACTCCCGCGCCGACGACATGGACGTGAACATCACCAAGGAGAAGAAGCTCACCAACATGCGCTCCTCCAACGCGGACGTGGCCGAGTCCATCGTGCCGCCGCGCAAGCTCTCGCTGGAGCAGTCGCTGGAGTTCTGCCGCGAGGACGAGTGCATCGAGGTGACCCCGGAGACCGTGCGCATCCGCAAGGTCGTCCTGGACGCCAAGGACCGCGGCCGCACCGCCTCGCGCGCCAAGAAGGGCTGA
- a CDS encoding SpoIIE family protein phosphatase, with the protein MPEQPGAPTTPVPLPLGWGQGTSGTIYDYIRVATFAIGPDGRIAQWSDRAAEFFGVPAAEAVGADPITAFIPREMWQRGRARLERILSGEEWVGTAPYRDQAGAESLAEVYAMPASADGSATCLAVDLGRLRAIETDLAASEAVIGQTPTGFFLFDTDLKLQRVNAAFAAGVGRSPAALQGLAPGDVFRPSDADRLLLALRKVLTGQEPVLDLRLSGPVRAARPTAGRDEDQRTWAVSLYRLTAAGGRPIGVAGQVQDVTSRHIAEREAAGVRRSLALLNEASTHIGSTLDLETTAKELLDVIVPQFCDVATVDLYTALLTGDSAPLSANPESGELRRVAVSSVVGNAPSVLGSERAGGVRVAEAGGTLCYPPRSPHARALRTGRSVVPQPGPDPLLRSTLVVPLVARDQVLGLVQLSRAIGSEPFDAREVAIAEELVARAAVCVDNARLYRREHERALILQRSLLPPGNPAASGLEIARRYLPSNNNTEVGGDWFDVIPLPGSRTALVIGDVMGRGLRAAVAMGQLRTAVRTLAMLDLDPEEVLSALDEIARGLGNDEDPDRSSAEVYLATCVYAVYDAVKQRCTFANAGHLPPVLLAPGQGARTITVPPGLPLGVGGEPFEEVTVDLPEGAVLALYTDGLVESRKHQLDEGIDAFRAALEAGSERIEELCDQVLDELNPHHGEDDIALLMAKVKGLPKGSVGDWRFPSEPTSVAKAREAACGWLLERGLDELVDTSELLVSELVTNALRHGRGEIRLRLLRDKTMVCEVWDDAYAQPRQRRAQETDEGGRGLQLVSLLAERWGSRRTPKGKIVWFELAL; encoded by the coding sequence GTGCCGGAGCAGCCGGGTGCCCCGACGACCCCCGTCCCGCTGCCGCTCGGCTGGGGACAGGGCACCTCGGGCACCATCTACGACTACATCCGGGTGGCGACCTTCGCCATCGGCCCGGACGGCCGGATCGCGCAGTGGAGCGACCGGGCCGCCGAGTTCTTCGGCGTCCCCGCCGCCGAGGCGGTCGGCGCCGACCCGATCACCGCGTTCATCCCGCGCGAGATGTGGCAGCGCGGCCGGGCCCGGCTCGAGCGCATCCTGTCCGGCGAGGAGTGGGTCGGCACCGCCCCCTACCGGGACCAGGCCGGCGCCGAGAGCCTCGCCGAGGTCTACGCGATGCCCGCCAGCGCCGACGGCTCCGCGACCTGCCTGGCCGTCGACCTCGGCCGGCTGCGCGCCATCGAGACCGACCTGGCCGCCTCCGAGGCCGTCATCGGCCAGACCCCCACCGGGTTCTTCCTGTTCGACACCGACCTCAAGCTGCAGCGCGTCAACGCCGCGTTCGCGGCCGGCGTCGGCCGCAGCCCCGCCGCCCTGCAGGGCCTCGCCCCCGGCGACGTGTTCCGCCCCTCCGACGCGGACCGGCTGCTGCTCGCCCTGCGCAAGGTCCTCACCGGCCAGGAGCCCGTCCTCGACCTGCGGCTGTCCGGCCCGGTCCGGGCCGCCCGCCCCACCGCCGGCCGCGACGAGGACCAGCGCACCTGGGCCGTCTCGCTGTACCGGCTCACCGCCGCCGGCGGCCGCCCGATCGGCGTGGCCGGCCAGGTCCAGGACGTCACCAGCCGGCACATCGCCGAACGCGAGGCGGCCGGCGTGCGCCGCAGCCTCGCCCTGCTGAACGAGGCGTCCACCCACATCGGCTCCACCCTCGACCTGGAGACCACCGCCAAGGAACTGCTCGACGTGATCGTCCCGCAGTTCTGCGACGTCGCCACCGTCGACCTGTACACCGCGCTGCTCACCGGCGACTCCGCCCCGCTCAGCGCCAACCCGGAGAGCGGCGAACTGCGCCGGGTCGCCGTCTCCAGCGTGGTCGGCAACGCCCCGTCCGTGCTCGGCAGCGAGCGGGCCGGCGGCGTCCGGGTCGCCGAGGCCGGCGGCACGCTCTGCTACCCGCCGCGCTCCCCGCACGCCCGCGCCCTGCGCACCGGCCGCAGCGTCGTCCCGCAGCCCGGGCCCGACCCGCTGCTGCGCTCCACCCTGGTGGTGCCGCTGGTCGCACGCGACCAGGTGCTCGGCCTGGTCCAGCTCTCCCGGGCGATCGGCAGCGAGCCGTTCGACGCCCGCGAGGTGGCGATCGCCGAGGAACTCGTCGCCCGCGCCGCGGTCTGCGTCGACAACGCCCGGCTCTACCGCCGCGAGCACGAGCGCGCCCTGATCCTCCAGCGCAGCCTGCTGCCCCCCGGCAACCCGGCCGCCTCCGGCCTGGAGATCGCCCGCCGCTACCTGCCCAGCAACAACAACACCGAGGTCGGCGGCGACTGGTTCGACGTCATCCCGCTGCCCGGCAGCCGCACCGCCCTGGTGATCGGCGACGTGATGGGCCGCGGCCTGCGCGCCGCCGTGGCGATGGGCCAACTGCGCACCGCCGTCCGCACCCTGGCCATGCTCGACCTCGACCCGGAAGAGGTGCTCTCCGCCCTCGACGAGATCGCCCGCGGCCTCGGCAACGACGAGGACCCGGACCGCTCCAGCGCCGAGGTCTACCTCGCCACCTGCGTCTACGCCGTCTACGACGCCGTCAAGCAGCGCTGCACCTTCGCCAACGCCGGCCACCTCCCGCCGGTCCTGCTCGCCCCCGGCCAGGGCGCCCGCACCATCACCGTGCCGCCCGGCCTGCCGCTCGGCGTCGGCGGCGAGCCGTTCGAGGAGGTCACCGTCGACCTGCCGGAGGGCGCCGTGCTGGCCCTCTACACCGACGGCCTGGTGGAGTCCCGCAAGCACCAGCTCGACGAGGGCATCGACGCCTTCCGGGCCGCGCTGGAGGCCGGCTCCGAGCGGATCGAGGAACTCTGCGACCAGGTGCTGGACGAGCTCAACCCGCACCACGGCGAGGACGACATCGCCCTGCTGATGGCCAAGGTCAAGGGCCTGCCCAAGGGCTCGGTCGGCGACTGGCGGTTCCCCTCCGAGCCGACCTCGGTCGCCAAGGCCCGCGAGGCCGCCTGCGGCTGGCTGCTGGAACGCGGCCTGGACGAACTGGTCGACACCTCGGAACTGCTGGTCAGCGAGCTGGTCACCAACGCGCTGCGGCACGGCCGCGGCGAGATCCGGCTGCGCCTGCTGCGCGACAAGACCATGGTCTGCGAGGTCTGGGACGACGCCTACGCCCAGCCCCGCCAGCGCCGCGCCCAGGAGACCGACGAGGGCGGCCGCGGCCTGCAGCTCGTCTCGCTGCTGGCCGAGCGCTGGGGCAGCCGCCGCACCCCCAAGGGCAAGATCGTCTGGTTCGAACTGGCCCTCTGA
- a CDS encoding SpoIIE family protein phosphatase, translating to MVAKPGDGEGEREASGLPARGSRRPGSGGAALPARTAAGRAAARARLRRGRPDPGEHFRSRPGGGRPGSAPTAGAAPQPPTALATGTAGPPARGRPARAFPGGAEPPPGARSDGGPTPLHPSRRTEGGSLLDVVRVAIVILDTSGRVVLWSPAAEEMLGWPSEVLVGRAVDELIPDPGQVQRTRSALQETLRRGSWHGFTEIADRDGLPVEVEARLSLLVDGDGAPYVQAALTEAAALRAVERDLAVRDALFEQSPLGIAVLDTDLRYTAVNRTLADMNGLPAEEHVGRTTGETLPERSADEITAVQRQVLATGEPVIDVTLASPASAGSGYRSISYSRMTDRSGRVLGISGTVMDVTERYRAVAKVEGARRRLSLLNEFGSRVGDLLDASMIAQELAGAVVPRLADYAGVILLQAVAHGDDLPRHGHDRHTSLLQLGVAAIQHSPAVETMLRHGARITFEEDSVFGRVLRSGVPEMLSGGNGPEELSFPGDPKVEAARELGVHSRLVVPLRARGIVIGLLVVSRAGYREGFDRDDLAFTVELADRAGSSLDNARLYARERTAALTLQRTLLPQQVPQPPGVEVAYRYVPGSSGTEVGGDWFDVIPLPGERTALVVGDVMGHGLRAAATMGRLRTAVRVLAALDLPPEVVLRHVHELADDLAQGPDEALLATCVYAVFDPARRSLTVTKAGHIPPVLVVPGAGAEPARSGGPLPGGAGRVLDLPSGAPLGVGGVPFESVELRIPDGSLLALCTDGLVESRDKDLDVGLGRLISVLEQPYASIQQACEAVLGTMEQGREPDDVALLLARLGEGRAEEPTAGWTLPAEPTAVSRARRLVRGTLADWDAEELTDTAELLVSELVTNAVRYASAPIGVRLTLGDLLLVEISDPLPDPPRERHAGAGDEGGRGLELVRRLALRWGTRAEGLGKVVWFELSNTGVQPPDSML from the coding sequence GTGGTGGCGAAGCCGGGTGACGGCGAGGGAGAGCGCGAGGCGTCCGGTCTGCCCGCGCGCGGTTCGCGGCGGCCCGGCAGCGGCGGCGCCGCACTGCCCGCCCGCACCGCCGCCGGCCGGGCGGCCGCCCGGGCCCGGCTGCGCCGCGGCCGCCCCGACCCCGGCGAGCACTTCCGCTCCCGGCCCGGCGGGGGCCGCCCCGGCAGCGCCCCGACGGCGGGCGCCGCCCCCCAGCCGCCGACCGCCCTCGCCACCGGCACCGCCGGCCCCCCGGCCCGCGGCCGCCCCGCCCGGGCCTTCCCCGGCGGGGCGGAGCCGCCGCCCGGGGCCCGCTCCGACGGCGGCCCGACCCCCCTGCACCCCAGCCGCCGCACCGAGGGCGGCAGCCTGTTGGACGTGGTGCGGGTGGCCATCGTCATCCTGGACACCTCGGGCCGGGTGGTGCTGTGGAGCCCGGCCGCCGAGGAGATGCTCGGCTGGCCCAGCGAGGTGCTGGTCGGCCGCGCCGTCGACGAACTGATCCCGGACCCGGGCCAGGTGCAGCGCACCCGGTCCGCCCTCCAGGAGACGCTGCGCCGCGGCTCCTGGCACGGCTTCACCGAGATCGCCGACCGGGACGGCCTGCCGGTCGAGGTGGAGGCCCGGCTCTCGCTGCTGGTCGACGGCGACGGCGCCCCGTACGTGCAGGCCGCGCTCACCGAGGCCGCCGCGCTGCGCGCCGTCGAGCGCGACCTCGCGGTCCGCGACGCGCTGTTCGAGCAGTCCCCGCTGGGCATCGCGGTGCTCGACACCGACCTGCGCTACACCGCCGTCAACCGCACCCTGGCCGACATGAACGGCCTGCCCGCCGAGGAGCACGTCGGCCGCACCACCGGCGAGACGCTGCCCGAGCGCTCCGCCGACGAGATCACCGCCGTCCAGCGCCAGGTGCTGGCCACCGGCGAGCCGGTCATCGACGTCACGCTGGCCTCCCCGGCCTCCGCCGGCTCCGGGTACCGGTCGATCTCCTACAGCCGGATGACCGACCGCTCCGGCCGGGTGCTGGGCATCTCCGGCACCGTCATGGACGTCACCGAGCGCTACCGGGCGGTCGCCAAGGTCGAGGGCGCCCGGCGGCGGCTGTCGCTGCTCAACGAGTTCGGCTCCCGGGTCGGCGACCTGCTGGACGCCTCGATGATCGCCCAGGAGCTGGCCGGCGCGGTGGTCCCCCGGCTCGCCGACTACGCCGGGGTGATCCTGCTGCAGGCCGTCGCGCACGGTGACGACCTGCCCCGGCACGGCCACGACCGGCACACCTCGCTGCTGCAGCTCGGCGTCGCCGCGATCCAGCACAGCCCCGCGGTGGAGACCATGCTGCGGCACGGCGCCCGGATCACCTTCGAGGAGGACTCGGTCTTCGGCCGGGTGCTGCGCAGCGGCGTCCCCGAGATGCTCTCCGGCGGCAACGGGCCCGAGGAGCTGTCCTTCCCCGGCGACCCCAAGGTCGAGGCCGCCCGCGAGCTCGGCGTGCACTCCCGGCTGGTGGTCCCGCTGCGGGCCCGCGGCATCGTGATCGGCCTGCTGGTGGTCAGCCGGGCCGGCTACCGCGAGGGCTTCGACCGCGACGACCTGGCCTTCACCGTCGAGCTCGCCGACCGGGCCGGCAGCTCGCTGGACAACGCCCGGCTGTACGCCCGCGAGCGCACCGCCGCGCTCACCCTGCAGCGCACCCTGCTGCCCCAGCAGGTCCCGCAGCCGCCCGGCGTCGAGGTCGCCTACCGGTACGTGCCCGGCTCCAGCGGCACCGAGGTCGGCGGCGACTGGTTCGACGTCATCCCGCTGCCCGGCGAGCGCACCGCCCTGGTGGTCGGCGACGTGATGGGCCACGGCCTGCGGGCCGCCGCCACGATGGGCCGGCTGCGCACCGCGGTCCGGGTGCTGGCCGCCCTCGACCTGCCCCCCGAGGTGGTGCTGCGGCACGTCCACGAGCTCGCCGACGACCTCGCCCAGGGCCCCGACGAGGCCCTGCTCGCCACCTGCGTCTACGCGGTCTTCGACCCCGCCCGGCGCAGCCTGACCGTCACCAAGGCCGGCCACATCCCGCCGGTCCTGGTGGTGCCCGGCGCCGGTGCCGAGCCGGCCCGCTCCGGCGGCCCGCTGCCCGGCGGCGCCGGCCGGGTCCTCGACCTGCCCTCCGGCGCGCCGCTCGGCGTCGGCGGGGTGCCGTTCGAGTCCGTCGAGCTGCGGATCCCGGACGGCAGCCTGCTCGCCCTGTGCACCGACGGGCTGGTGGAGTCCCGGGACAAGGACCTGGACGTGGGACTGGGGAGGTTGATCAGCGTGCTCGAACAGCCGTACGCCTCGATCCAGCAGGCGTGCGAGGCCGTCCTCGGCACCATGGAGCAGGGCCGCGAGCCCGACGACGTGGCCCTGCTGCTGGCCCGGCTCGGCGAGGGCCGGGCCGAGGAGCCCACCGCGGGCTGGACGCTGCCCGCCGAGCCGACCGCCGTCTCCCGGGCCCGCCGACTGGTCCGCGGCACCCTGGCGGACTGGGACGCCGAGGAGCTCACCGACACCGCCGAACTGCTGGTCAGCGAACTCGTCACCAACGCCGTCCGGTACGCCAGCGCCCCGATCGGCGTCCGGCTCACCCTCGGCGACCTGCTGCTGGTGGAGATCTCCGACCCGCTGCCCGACCCGCCCCGGGAGCGCCACGCCGGGGCCGGCGACGAGGGCGGGCGCGGCCTCGAACTGGTCCGCCGGCTCGCCCTGCGCTGGGGCACCAGGGCCGAAGGACTCGGCAAGGTCGTCTGGTTCGAGCTGTCGAACACCGGGGTTCAACCACCCGATTCGATGTTGTGA
- a CDS encoding NUDIX hydrolase: MADLIDTVAWVRLEGGRILCARPRGKDVFYIPGGKREGAETDLQTLVREVAEELTVAIRPDTVTHVGTYHAEAHGQAPGAVVRMACYAADYTGTLAASSEIEEVDWFGYADRDRVPPVDQVLFDDLHRDGRLH; the protein is encoded by the coding sequence ATGGCAGACCTGATCGACACGGTGGCGTGGGTCCGGCTGGAGGGCGGCAGGATCCTCTGCGCCCGCCCCCGCGGCAAGGACGTCTTCTACATCCCCGGCGGCAAGCGCGAGGGCGCCGAGACCGACCTGCAGACCCTGGTCCGCGAGGTCGCCGAGGAACTCACCGTCGCCATCCGCCCCGACACCGTCACCCACGTCGGCACCTACCACGCCGAGGCCCACGGCCAGGCCCCCGGCGCCGTGGTCAGGATGGCCTGCTACGCCGCCGACTACACCGGCACCCTCGCCGCCAGCAGCGAGATCGAGGAGGTCGACTGGTTCGGCTACGCCGACCGCGACCGCGTCCCCCCGGTCGACCAGGTCCTCTTCGACGACCTGCACCGCGACGGCCGCCTGCACTGA
- a CDS encoding CYTH domain-containing protein — MGVEIERKFLVPEGEHVPDGREFEVRQGYLVLGPEGAEARVRRQGEECSLTVKRGTGLVRGEWETPLSAEQFADLWPATEHARIDKSRRVVPLGPHEAVVDTYRGRLTGLRTVEVEFTDPDAAAAFTPPSWFGPEVTDRPDLKNRHLATADAPPLT, encoded by the coding sequence AGATCGAGCGCAAGTTCCTCGTCCCGGAGGGCGAACACGTCCCGGACGGACGGGAGTTCGAGGTCCGGCAGGGGTACCTGGTGCTCGGGCCCGAAGGGGCCGAGGCGCGGGTGCGCCGGCAGGGCGAGGAGTGCTCGCTGACCGTCAAGCGCGGCACCGGACTGGTCCGCGGCGAGTGGGAGACCCCGCTGAGCGCCGAGCAGTTCGCCGACCTGTGGCCCGCCACCGAGCACGCCCGGATCGACAAGAGCCGCCGGGTCGTCCCGCTCGGCCCGCACGAGGCCGTGGTCGACACCTACCGCGGCCGACTGACCGGACTGCGCACCGTGGAGGTCGAGTTCACCGACCCGGACGCCGCGGCCGCGTTCACCCCGCCGTCCTGGTTCGGCCCCGAGGTCACCGACCGCCCCGACCTCAAGAACCGGCACCTGGCCACCGCCGACGCCCCGCCCCTGACGTAG